From Chryseobacterium gallinarum, one genomic window encodes:
- a CDS encoding zinc ribbon domain-containing protein YjdM: protein MSDTVLCPKCSSEFTYPSDNMMVCSQCFYEWNPEEAASEAANEGKILDSNGNELQDGDSVVVIKDLPVKGAPKPVKAGTKVKNIRLRPGSDHNIDCKIEGFGAMALKSEFVKKA from the coding sequence ATGAGTGATACAGTACTTTGTCCGAAATGCAGTTCAGAATTTACATATCCAAGCGATAATATGATGGTATGTTCCCAGTGTTTCTACGAGTGGAATCCTGAGGAAGCAGCTTCTGAAGCAGCCAATGAAGGAAAAATATTGGATTCAAACGGAAATGAACTCCAGGATGGTGATTCCGTGGTAGTCATTAAAGACCTTCCTGTAAAAGGGGCACCCAAACCGGTAAAAGCAGGAACTAAAGTGAAAAATATCCGTCTAAGACCAGGGAGTGATCACAATATTGATTGCAAAATAGAAGGATTCGGGGCGATGGCTTTAAAATCGGAATTTGTAAAGAAAGCATAG
- a CDS encoding sulfate/molybdate ABC transporter ATP-binding protein, with amino-acid sequence MLLEINNLFFSHTQDKPLFQNLNLRFDEGKIIALAGESGCGKSTLLSLIYGLLDWESGDIIFNGTRLLGPKGNLVPGEADMKFVAQNFDLMPYATVAENVGKFISNINLTQKKETVTELLEVVGLQEFANVLPKYLSGGQQQRVAIARALSVLPKLLILDEPFSNLDFPRKIELRERLFRYVKQHRISLIISTHELQDIMPWLDQIVILQDGRLIQNDSPEETYRKPYNSYVAKLFGEVNIFNEAETEEFRLTKFSYYPKEIKITEGGMEAEVLESRFAGNYYWNKVRVKGKELIVYTDEKITGNIAISFI; translated from the coding sequence ATGCTATTAGAAATAAACAATTTATTTTTCTCTCACACGCAGGATAAACCCCTGTTTCAGAACCTTAATCTCAGGTTTGATGAAGGCAAAATCATTGCGCTGGCAGGTGAGAGCGGATGTGGAAAATCTACCCTTCTCAGTCTGATTTATGGTCTTCTGGATTGGGAAAGCGGCGACATTATCTTTAACGGGACCCGGCTTCTGGGACCTAAGGGAAATCTTGTTCCCGGGGAAGCGGATATGAAATTTGTGGCACAGAATTTTGACCTTATGCCATATGCTACTGTGGCCGAAAATGTAGGAAAATTTATTTCTAATATTAATTTAACCCAAAAAAAAGAGACCGTTACGGAGCTTCTTGAAGTTGTAGGACTTCAGGAATTTGCCAATGTATTGCCTAAATATTTAAGTGGCGGACAACAGCAAAGAGTAGCTATTGCAAGGGCTCTTTCCGTATTGCCTAAATTACTTATTCTGGACGAACCGTTCAGTAACCTGGATTTTCCAAGAAAAATAGAACTCCGGGAAAGACTCTTCCGTTATGTAAAGCAGCACCGGATTTCGTTAATCATATCCACCCACGAACTTCAGGACATTATGCCATGGCTGGATCAGATTGTGATTCTTCAGGATGGCAGGCTCATCCAGAATGACAGCCCGGAAGAAACGTACCGGAAACCCTATAATTCCTATGTTGCCAAATTATTCGGAGAAGTCAATATCTTCAATGAAGCTGAAACAGAAGAATTCCGCCTGACCAAATTTTCCTATTATCCAAAAGAAATAAAAATCACTGAAGGAGGTATGGAAGCGGAAGTTCTGGAAAGCAGATTCGCCGGAAACTATTACTGGAATAAAGTAAGGGTAAAGGGTAAGGAACTGATAGTGTATACTGATGAGAAAATCACCGGCAATATTGCTATTTCGTTTATTTAA
- a CDS encoding YceI family protein, with protein MRKKLFSLAIPALFAAVVVVSCKKDKPLTSESNEVTTTKEGSQYTLDTLNSKVEWKGYKVFKSENTSHFGTIRFESGDVTVKDGRLESGKFVADMNSLTSVDLKDSPEDLGKLNGHLKSGDFFEVEKFPTASYEITKVTPATEGDYNTLLDGNLTIKGITKPVQFKANVSVKGGEVSVATEPKDIKREEFGVKFQAPAENGVIKDEVTLQINVKALEKK; from the coding sequence ATGAGAAAAAAACTGTTTTCGTTAGCTATTCCTGCTTTATTTGCTGCTGTTGTGGTCGTTTCTTGTAAAAAAGACAAACCTCTTACCAGTGAAAGTAATGAGGTAACCACTACTAAAGAAGGTAGCCAGTATACTTTGGATACGCTAAACAGTAAAGTTGAATGGAAAGGATATAAAGTATTTAAATCTGAAAATACAAGCCACTTCGGGACGATCAGATTTGAAAGCGGAGATGTGACGGTGAAAGACGGAAGACTGGAAAGCGGAAAATTCGTTGCTGATATGAATTCACTGACTTCTGTGGATTTAAAAGACAGCCCTGAAGATTTAGGAAAATTAAACGGGCACCTTAAAAGCGGTGATTTCTTTGAAGTAGAAAAATTCCCTACCGCTTCCTATGAGATTACAAAAGTTACTCCTGCTACGGAAGGAGACTACAATACTCTTTTAGATGGTAATTTAACCATTAAAGGAATTACAAAACCGGTTCAGTTCAAAGCTAATGTTTCTGTAAAAGGAGGAGAAGTAAGTGTAGCTACAGAGCCGAAGGACATTAAAAGAGAAGAGTTTGGGGTGAAGTTCCAGGCTCCAGCTGAAAACGGGGTCATTAAAGATGAGGTAACTCTTCAGATCAACGTGAAAGCTTTAGAGAAAAAATAA
- the pheS gene encoding phenylalanine--tRNA ligase subunit alpha, whose protein sequence is MIEKIEELLIEVNGFNATSKEDIENFRIKYNGKKGVLNDFYETLKEIPNDQKKEFGQKINTLKQAVAVKLEDLKNASATSIVIEKEDLTRPAFPLELGSRHPINLVKNRIIEIFKSIGFAVADGPEIEDDWHNFTALNLPEYHPARDMQDTFFIEQNPDILLRTHTSSVQTRYMEENQPPIRILSPGRVFRNEAISSRSHCIFHQIEGLYIDENVSFADLKQTIQFFTTELFGKSKIRMRPSYFPFTEPSAEIDVYWGLNSETDYRITKGTGWLEIMGCGMVDPAVLKNVNIDAEKYSGYAFGMGIERITMLLYQMSDIRMFFENDIRTLEQFKSL, encoded by the coding sequence ATGATAGAAAAGATAGAAGAACTACTGATCGAAGTAAACGGCTTCAATGCTACCTCTAAGGAAGATATCGAAAACTTCCGAATCAAGTACAACGGTAAAAAAGGGGTTCTGAATGATTTTTACGAAACATTAAAAGAAATTCCTAACGACCAGAAGAAAGAATTCGGACAGAAGATCAATACTTTGAAACAAGCTGTTGCTGTGAAATTAGAAGATTTGAAAAATGCTTCTGCAACTTCTATTGTCATAGAAAAAGAAGATCTTACCAGACCTGCCTTCCCACTGGAATTGGGTTCAAGACACCCGATCAATCTGGTAAAAAACAGGATTATTGAAATTTTCAAATCCATCGGGTTTGCAGTAGCGGACGGCCCTGAGATTGAAGATGACTGGCATAACTTTACCGCGCTTAACCTTCCGGAATATCACCCGGCAAGGGATATGCAGGATACTTTCTTTATTGAACAGAATCCGGATATCCTGTTGAGAACGCATACCTCTTCCGTACAGACCCGTTATATGGAAGAAAATCAGCCACCTATCAGAATTTTATCTCCGGGAAGAGTGTTCAGGAATGAAGCGATTTCCTCACGTTCTCACTGTATTTTCCATCAGATTGAAGGTCTGTATATTGATGAGAATGTAAGCTTTGCTGATCTGAAGCAGACCATTCAGTTTTTTACCACAGAACTTTTCGGGAAGTCTAAGATCAGAATGAGACCATCTTATTTCCCGTTCACGGAGCCAAGTGCTGAAATTGATGTGTATTGGGGACTTAACTCGGAAACAGACTATAGAATTACCAAAGGAACAGGATGGCTGGAAATTATGGGTTGTGGAATGGTGGATCCTGCCGTTTTGAAAAATGTAAATATTGATGCTGAGAAATATTCAGGATATGCATTCGGAATGGGAATTGAAAGAATTACCATGCTTCTTTACCAGATGAGTGATATCAGGATGTTCTTTGAAAATGACATCAGAACATTAGAACAGTTTAAATCTCTATAA
- a CDS encoding DUF3108 domain-containing protein has translation MKKILNLFAIFIFVIGSAQLSNIADGESITFRIHYGFLNAGTANLTTQKTNYKGVPHLYAKGTGQTTGAVKAFFKVEDLYESFINIETGLPSFYVRNVREGNYRQHFETVFNHDNNTLILTDKKEPANGSKVIKSVKGVQDMLSCFYYLRSKTPEELKVGTIINMNVWIDDEMFPFQLKVVGTENLKTKFGTINCLKIIPSVKSGRVFKEKEGVTMWVSNDANHIPMLLKAELAVGSLKASIDGIKNVKYPLKFTK, from the coding sequence ATGAAGAAAATTTTAAACCTTTTTGCAATATTTATATTCGTTATAGGATCGGCCCAGCTGAGCAATATTGCAGACGGTGAATCAATCACTTTCAGGATCCATTACGGATTTCTGAATGCCGGAACCGCCAATCTTACCACCCAGAAAACCAATTACAAAGGAGTGCCCCACCTCTATGCTAAAGGTACCGGGCAAACGACAGGGGCAGTAAAGGCTTTTTTTAAAGTAGAAGATTTATACGAAAGCTTCATTAATATCGAAACCGGGCTTCCAAGCTTTTATGTACGGAATGTACGTGAAGGGAACTACCGTCAGCATTTTGAAACCGTTTTCAACCATGATAATAATACTTTAATATTAACGGATAAAAAGGAGCCTGCCAATGGTTCAAAAGTGATCAAATCCGTAAAAGGAGTCCAGGATATGCTGTCCTGCTTTTACTATTTAAGGAGCAAAACCCCTGAAGAACTGAAAGTAGGTACCATCATCAATATGAATGTATGGATTGATGATGAAATGTTTCCCTTCCAGTTAAAAGTAGTAGGAACCGAAAATCTGAAAACTAAATTCGGCACCATCAATTGTTTAAAGATCATTCCATCGGTAAAAAGCGGAAGAGTATTTAAAGAAAAAGAAGGGGTTACCATGTGGGTTTCCAATGATGCCAATCATATTCCGATGTTACTGAAAGCCGAGTTGGCTGTTGGATCACTGAAGGCAAGTATTGATGGTATTAAAAATGTAAAGTATCCTTTAAAGTTTACTAAGTAA
- a CDS encoding NAD(P)/FAD-dependent oxidoreductase, whose amino-acid sequence MITTDILIIGAGPTGLFAVFEAGLLKMKCHIIDALPQPGGQLAELYPKKPIFDIPGYPSVNAGELVDNLMEQIKQFQPGFTLGETAVTLNKVDDEWFEVITNKGTVHRAKAVAIAGGLGTFEPRKPTIENIADYEEKGLEYFVKEPEHFRNKRVVIAGGGDSALDWSIFLANVASEVTLIHRRNEFRGALDSVEKVQDLKNQGKIKLITPAEVTAIKGDGKVEAITVEKDGEEAFDIETDYFIPLFGLTPKLGDIGNWGLEIEKNAIVVNNALDYQTNIDGVYAIGDINTYPGKLKLILCGFHEATLMCQSVYNRLNPGKKFVLKYTTVSGVDGFDGSRKEAEKAVVKKID is encoded by the coding sequence ATGATAACCACTGATATATTGATCATAGGGGCAGGACCTACAGGACTTTTTGCCGTTTTTGAAGCTGGTCTATTAAAAATGAAATGCCATATTATTGACGCACTTCCACAGCCGGGAGGGCAATTGGCAGAACTTTATCCTAAGAAACCTATTTTTGATATTCCGGGATATCCTTCAGTAAATGCCGGAGAGCTGGTAGATAATTTAATGGAACAGATCAAGCAGTTCCAACCTGGTTTTACTTTAGGGGAAACAGCCGTTACTTTAAATAAGGTAGATGATGAGTGGTTTGAAGTAATAACCAACAAAGGAACGGTTCATAGAGCAAAAGCTGTAGCCATTGCAGGTGGTCTGGGTACTTTTGAGCCTAGGAAACCAACGATTGAAAATATCGCTGATTACGAAGAAAAAGGTCTTGAATATTTCGTGAAAGAACCTGAACACTTCAGAAATAAAAGAGTAGTGATTGCAGGAGGTGGAGACTCTGCGCTGGATTGGAGTATTTTCCTTGCCAATGTAGCGAGTGAAGTTACTTTGATTCACAGAAGAAACGAGTTCAGAGGAGCTCTGGACTCAGTGGAAAAAGTTCAGGATCTTAAAAACCAGGGGAAAATCAAATTGATTACTCCGGCTGAGGTAACCGCTATTAAAGGAGACGGTAAGGTAGAAGCCATTACGGTTGAAAAAGATGGTGAGGAAGCATTCGATATTGAAACAGATTACTTTATTCCTTTATTCGGATTGACTCCAAAATTAGGTGATATTGGTAACTGGGGACTGGAAATCGAAAAAAATGCCATTGTAGTGAATAATGCTCTTGATTATCAAACAAACATTGATGGTGTATATGCTATCGGTGATATCAATACATACCCTGGAAAATTGAAATTGATTCTTTGTGGATTCCATGAAGCAACATTGATGTGCCAGAGTGTTTATAACAGGTTAAATCCGGGCAAAAAATTCGTACTGAAATATACAACCGTAAGTGGGGTAGACGGATTTGACGGAAGCCGTAAGGAAGCGGAGAAGGCTGTTGTGAAAAAAATTGACTAA
- a CDS encoding 2Fe-2S iron-sulfur cluster-binding family protein, whose translation MSDINIKITDREGVTHDVIAPTDMSMNLMEIIRSYELAEEGTIGVCGGMAMCASCQVYVINDPGLEPMGAEEDAMLAEAFHVKDNSRLGCQLHIADEMEGLEVEIAPYP comes from the coding sequence ATGTCAGATATTAATATTAAAATCACCGACAGAGAAGGTGTAACCCACGATGTGATCGCTCCAACGGATATGTCTATGAATCTAATGGAAATTATCCGTTCCTACGAATTGGCAGAAGAAGGTACTATTGGAGTATGTGGAGGAATGGCGATGTGTGCCTCCTGTCAGGTATATGTGATCAATGATCCGGGGCTGGAGCCGATGGGAGCAGAGGAAGATGCCATGCTGGCTGAAGCCTTCCACGTGAAAGATAACAGCAGGCTGGGATGTCAGCTGCACATTGCAGATGAAATGGAAGGACTTGAAGTGGAGATTGCTCCTTATCCTTAG
- a CDS encoding prolyl oligopeptidase family serine peptidase, producing the protein MKYIFLSTGLLLSQLALGQYNYPKTPEKPATDDFFGTKITDNYQWLEDLKSPEVKTWFKAESDYSHSIIDKIPNRDLLYKRMKQVQEMGGDSYSYARQRGNLYFYMKTKKNEKLSKLYTRDISTGKETLIFDPETYKKDAQITFFSIDSRADKVALLLSKSGGEICELKILDLKTKKILDDTLTPLWSEFNFEFTPDGKSIIYTKMSTGDPNSSMLLKEMKAMMHQIGTSSDKDVELASREGNPELNMLTEQFPMIEFSDDYQYILLNIGSTKAESPLFYAPYAALKDKKITWKPIVKASDDITQTFIKGDQLFFLSHKNAPNYKIGVTSLSNPDFDHAKIIVPEGNAVITSIHNSKNYLFYALNNGISQEKYQIDLKTLAIKKVPLPEGINNSGALNPRENDNIQCYNSNWLTPGTFYEYNPENGKAVKSKNFNGETSYPDYSALYVVKEVEVKSHDGAMVPLSIIYPKNMKMDGNTPAYITGYGGYGISSTPRFSNRLSVLLEQGVVLAIAHVRGGGEKGENWHKDGMKAKKPNTWKDFIACSEYLIDQKYTSSSRLIGNGVSMGGVLIGRAITERPDLYAVAIAEVGMTNVLRSQNSANGANQIPEVGNLKEPGDTKHLIEMDAQSKVKKGVKYPAVIVRTGMNDSRITPWEPAKFAAVLQNSTASGKPVLLYVNYENGHFTSDLDVVFKEYSDIFAFALWQVGHPKFQPANK; encoded by the coding sequence ATGAAATATATTTTCCTATCCACCGGCCTGCTCTTGAGCCAGCTTGCTTTGGGCCAGTATAATTATCCTAAAACTCCGGAAAAACCTGCAACAGATGATTTTTTCGGAACAAAAATTACAGATAACTACCAATGGCTTGAAGATTTGAAAAGCCCTGAAGTAAAGACATGGTTTAAAGCGGAATCAGATTACAGCCATTCTATCATCGATAAAATTCCCAACCGTGACCTACTCTATAAGCGGATGAAGCAGGTCCAGGAAATGGGAGGCGACTCTTACAGCTATGCAAGACAAAGGGGGAATCTTTACTTTTATATGAAAACCAAAAAAAATGAAAAGCTTTCCAAGTTATATACCAGAGATATTTCTACAGGAAAAGAAACCTTGATTTTTGATCCTGAAACCTATAAAAAAGATGCGCAGATCACTTTTTTCTCAATAGACTCCCGGGCGGACAAAGTGGCTCTTCTCCTTTCCAAATCCGGAGGTGAAATCTGTGAACTCAAAATTTTAGATTTAAAAACAAAAAAAATACTTGACGATACGCTTACCCCTTTGTGGAGCGAATTCAACTTTGAATTTACCCCTGATGGGAAATCTATTATTTACACTAAGATGAGTACCGGAGATCCCAACAGCAGTATGCTCCTGAAAGAAATGAAAGCTATGATGCATCAGATCGGAACTTCTTCCGATAAAGATGTGGAATTGGCTTCAAGGGAAGGGAACCCCGAACTTAATATGCTGACAGAGCAGTTCCCAATGATTGAGTTTTCTGATGACTATCAGTACATTCTCCTTAATATCGGCTCTACCAAAGCAGAGAGTCCCCTGTTTTATGCGCCTTACGCTGCTCTGAAAGATAAAAAAATCACTTGGAAACCCATTGTTAAGGCTTCGGATGATATTACACAAACCTTTATTAAAGGAGATCAGTTATTTTTCCTGAGCCACAAAAATGCACCGAATTACAAGATAGGAGTAACCAGTCTGTCTAACCCCGACTTTGATCATGCTAAAATTATTGTTCCGGAGGGAAATGCTGTAATTACCTCCATACACAATTCTAAAAATTATTTATTCTATGCATTAAACAATGGTATTTCTCAGGAGAAATATCAGATTGATCTTAAAACCCTGGCGATAAAAAAGGTCCCTTTACCTGAAGGCATTAATAATTCCGGTGCTCTTAACCCCCGTGAAAACGATAATATACAGTGCTATAACAGCAATTGGCTGACCCCCGGTACTTTTTACGAATATAACCCGGAAAATGGTAAAGCTGTAAAAAGCAAGAATTTTAACGGGGAAACCAGCTATCCGGATTACAGCGCTCTGTATGTTGTAAAAGAAGTAGAAGTGAAAAGCCATGACGGAGCCATGGTCCCTCTCTCTATCATTTACCCTAAAAACATGAAAATGGATGGCAATACACCTGCATATATTACCGGATATGGAGGGTATGGAATCTCTTCCACACCACGCTTTTCAAACAGGCTGTCCGTATTACTGGAACAAGGAGTAGTTCTCGCTATTGCCCACGTGAGAGGAGGAGGTGAAAAAGGTGAAAACTGGCATAAAGACGGTATGAAAGCTAAAAAGCCTAATACCTGGAAAGATTTCATTGCTTGTTCAGAATACCTTATTGATCAAAAGTATACTTCTTCTTCCAGGTTAATTGGTAACGGGGTAAGTATGGGTGGCGTTCTTATCGGAAGAGCCATTACGGAAAGACCGGATCTGTATGCCGTGGCCATTGCCGAAGTAGGAATGACAAATGTATTGCGTTCTCAGAATTCAGCGAACGGAGCCAATCAGATTCCGGAAGTAGGAAACTTAAAAGAACCCGGAGATACTAAACACCTGATCGAAATGGATGCCCAGAGTAAGGTAAAAAAAGGCGTAAAATATCCGGCTGTGATTGTCCGTACCGGAATGAATGACTCCAGAATTACGCCCTGGGAACCGGCAAAATTTGCAGCGGTATTACAAAACAGCACCGCTTCAGGAAAACCCGTTTTGCTGTATGTGAATTATGAAAACGGACATTTCACAAGCGACCTGGATGTTGTCTTCAAAGAATATTCCGATATTTTTGCCTTTGCCTTGTGGCAGGTAGGACATCCGAAGTTTCAACCGGCAAACAAATAA
- a CDS encoding LOG family protein encodes MKSITVFCGSSFGSDDIYREQAFLLGKTLAQQNIQLVYGGADVGLMGTIADGALNEGGKVVGVLPYFLQSKEIAHKNLTELILVETMHERKTKMNELCDGVIVLPGGYGTLEEFFEMITWAQLGLHKKPIGILNIDGFYDDLIRLVRHMVDKGFLKQVNRDMLLVSDTIDELLEKMKNYQPPSVGKWISGKEV; translated from the coding sequence ATGAAAAGTATAACAGTATTCTGCGGTTCAAGTTTCGGATCGGATGATATCTACAGGGAACAGGCTTTTTTATTGGGTAAAACTTTAGCTCAACAAAATATACAACTGGTCTATGGCGGTGCAGATGTAGGACTGATGGGGACTATTGCAGACGGCGCACTGAATGAAGGAGGAAAAGTTGTAGGAGTCCTTCCTTATTTTTTACAATCCAAAGAAATTGCTCATAAGAATCTGACAGAGCTTATTCTCGTAGAAACCATGCATGAGCGGAAAACAAAAATGAACGAATTGTGTGACGGGGTCATCGTTCTTCCCGGAGGATATGGCACGTTGGAAGAATTTTTTGAAATGATTACCTGGGCCCAGCTCGGCCTTCATAAAAAGCCCATTGGTATTCTGAATATTGACGGATTTTATGATGACCTGATCAGGCTGGTCCGGCATATGGTAGACAAAGGGTTTTTAAAGCAGGTAAACAGAGATATGCTTCTGGTCAGTGATACGATTGATGAACTATTGGAAAAGATGAAAAATTATCAGCCGCCTTCCGTTGGAAAATGGATTTCAGGAAAGGAAGTTTAA
- a CDS encoding aminoacyl-histidine dipeptidase: MELSNIEPQIIWKNFSRLNAVPRPSKKEEKVIAFIKGFGEDLGLETSVDEVGNVIIKKPATAGMENRKSVVLQSHLDMVCQKNNDVNFDFETEGIKMEIDGDWVKAKGTTLGADNGLGVATIMSILESSDIPHPALEALFTIDEETGMTGALGLKPGQLTGDILLNLDTEEDDEIDIGCAGGVDVTITQQYETAAPKGQVVRIEVKGLQGGHSGMDIHKGFGNSNIILGRLLYSGIANQNIEILSIDGGGLRNAIPREAVAIISVRNAQEFIETATLLKKDILEEFASVEPGLQINIENSTSSDKAISETDSRKVILTLKALHNGVYRMSPDVTDLVEASNNVARVELKEGSLTILNLTRSSVESSKYSTAEQLKSVAELAGMNVEFSGSYPGWKPKPGSEIVQLMEKIYTEKFSEKPHVVACHAGLECGIIGANYPEMEMVSFGPTIRGAHSPDEKANIPSAQKFWSFLKDILANIPQK; the protein is encoded by the coding sequence ATGGAATTATCTAATATAGAACCGCAAATAATCTGGAAAAATTTCTCCAGATTAAATGCTGTTCCGAGACCATCAAAAAAAGAGGAAAAAGTAATTGCTTTCATCAAGGGTTTTGGTGAAGATTTAGGGCTGGAAACTTCAGTAGATGAAGTAGGAAACGTAATTATTAAAAAGCCCGCTACGGCAGGAATGGAGAACCGTAAGTCTGTTGTTTTACAATCGCATTTGGATATGGTTTGCCAGAAAAACAATGATGTCAATTTTGATTTTGAAACAGAAGGAATCAAAATGGAAATTGATGGAGATTGGGTAAAGGCTAAAGGAACAACTCTAGGTGCCGATAACGGATTAGGAGTAGCGACCATTATGTCTATCCTTGAAAGTTCAGACATCCCTCACCCTGCCTTGGAAGCTTTATTCACTATTGATGAGGAAACCGGAATGACCGGAGCTTTAGGTTTAAAACCAGGCCAGCTGACAGGAGATATCCTACTGAACCTGGATACTGAAGAAGATGATGAAATCGATATAGGCTGTGCCGGAGGAGTGGATGTTACCATCACCCAGCAGTATGAAACAGCAGCTCCGAAAGGACAGGTTGTAAGAATTGAAGTAAAGGGGCTACAGGGAGGACATTCCGGAATGGATATCCACAAAGGATTCGGAAACTCCAACATCATTTTGGGAAGACTGCTTTATAGTGGTATAGCCAATCAGAACATTGAAATTCTTTCTATTGACGGAGGTGGATTGAGAAATGCTATTCCAAGAGAAGCCGTAGCCATCATTTCCGTAAGAAATGCACAGGAATTTATAGAAACAGCTACCCTTCTTAAAAAAGATATCCTGGAAGAATTTGCCTCAGTAGAACCGGGACTTCAAATCAATATTGAAAACTCCACTTCATCCGACAAGGCGATTTCTGAAACAGATTCAAGAAAAGTAATCCTTACTTTAAAAGCATTGCATAACGGTGTTTACAGAATGAGTCCGGATGTAACGGATCTTGTAGAAGCATCCAACAATGTAGCAAGGGTTGAATTGAAAGAAGGATCTCTTACAATCCTGAACCTTACAAGATCTTCCGTAGAGTCTTCTAAATATTCTACAGCTGAACAATTGAAATCGGTTGCAGAGCTGGCAGGAATGAATGTAGAATTCAGTGGTTCTTACCCGGGATGGAAACCAAAACCAGGTTCTGAGATTGTTCAATTGATGGAGAAAATCTATACGGAGAAATTCAGCGAGAAACCTCATGTAGTAGCGTGTCACGCAGGTCTGGAATGTGGAATCATCGGTGCTAATTATCCGGAAATGGAAATGGTAAGTTTTGGACCAACAATCAGAGGAGCACACTCTCCTGATGAAAAAGCGAATATTCCTTCTGCTCAGAAATTCTGGAGCTTCCTGAAGGATATTTTAGCGAATATTCCTCAAAAATAA
- a CDS encoding LURP-one-related/scramblase family protein, which yields MVLNNLNYPLDFKFKITTLASDFNITDKNGNYVAYVRQKMFKLKEDVIVFNDESKSKELFRIRANKWIDFNASYSLNDLIDNKNFGRLARKGMRSLWKASYDILDANDQPKFKVQEDSAWVRFWDSFVGELPIIGMFTGYFLNPSYTVTGIDGKAYFKLKKMPSFFGRRFQLDRLIDIDDEEESLVILSLLMMTLLERARG from the coding sequence ATGGTACTTAACAATCTTAATTATCCTCTGGATTTCAAATTCAAAATCACTACATTAGCAAGCGACTTTAACATTACTGATAAAAATGGAAATTATGTAGCCTATGTACGTCAGAAAATGTTTAAATTAAAAGAGGATGTTATTGTTTTCAATGACGAGAGCAAGTCGAAGGAGCTTTTCAGAATCAGGGCCAATAAGTGGATTGACTTCAATGCTTCTTATTCTTTGAATGACCTTATCGACAATAAAAACTTCGGAAGACTGGCAAGAAAAGGGATGCGTTCTCTCTGGAAAGCAAGCTATGATATTCTTGATGCCAATGATCAACCGAAGTTTAAAGTGCAGGAAGACAGTGCCTGGGTAAGATTCTGGGATAGCTTTGTAGGAGAGCTTCCGATCATCGGAATGTTTACAGGATATTTCCTGAATCCTTCTTACACAGTAACAGGTATTGACGGAAAAGCCTATTTTAAATTAAAAAAAATGCCTTCATTCTTCGGAAGAAGATTCCAGCTTGACCGGTTAATTGATATTGATGATGAAGAAGAAAGTCTGGTCATTCTTTCATTATTAATGATGACTCTTCTGGAAAGAGCAAGAGGTTAA
- the recR gene encoding recombination mediator RecR, which yields MDYPSKVLAKAVDEISGLPGIGRKTALRLALHLLKQPNSRATSLGNSLISLVNEIKYCKECHNFSDFDICEICSNEKRNGELICIVEDVRDVIAIENTGKYTGKYLILGGKISPMEGVGPGQLNIPSIEKKLNEGIVKEFIFALSATMEGDTTAYYIYKKFKNFKVNFSSIARGISVGDELEYADEISLGRSIINRLPYNEKD from the coding sequence ATGGATTACCCAAGTAAAGTATTGGCAAAAGCGGTAGATGAAATCTCAGGATTGCCCGGTATCGGTAGAAAAACAGCCTTAAGACTGGCATTGCATCTGCTGAAACAGCCCAATTCCAGGGCAACGAGTCTTGGAAACTCATTGATCAGTCTGGTCAATGAAATAAAATACTGTAAAGAATGTCATAATTTCTCTGATTTTGATATCTGCGAGATTTGCAGCAACGAAAAGAGAAATGGTGAACTGATCTGTATTGTAGAAGATGTAAGAGATGTCATTGCCATTGAAAATACCGGGAAATATACCGGGAAATATTTGATTCTGGGAGGTAAAATTTCTCCGATGGAAGGAGTAGGGCCGGGGCAGCTGAATATTCCGAGTATTGAGAAAAAGTTGAATGAAGGTATTGTCAAGGAATTTATTTTTGCGTTAAGTGCTACTATGGAAGGAGATACTACGGCGTATTATATTTATAAAAAGTTTAAAAATTTCAAGGTTAATTTTTCAAGCATTGCAAGAGGAATTTCGGTAGGGGATGAGCTTGAATATGCTGATGAAATTTCATTAGGAAGGTCTATTATCAACAGGTTGCCGTACAACGAAAAAGACTAA